The stretch of DNA CTGATCCTCAACCTGGGGTACTGGCAGGAAACCATGGAGACCCTGGCGCAAGTGCTGTTCGCCACCCTGGTCTGCGTGGTGATCGGGGTGCCGCTGGGCATTGTTGCCGCGCACAAACCGATGTTCTACACCCTGATGCGGCCGGTGCTCGATCTGATGCAGACCGTACCGACCTTCGTCTACCTCATCCCTACCCTGACCCTCTTCGGGCTGGGTGTGGTGCCCGGGCTGATTTCCACGGTGGTGTTTGCGATTGCCGCGCCTATCCGTCTGACTTACCTGGGTATCCGTGATGTGCCGCAAGAGTTGATGGACGCCGGCAAGGCCTTTGGCTGCTCGCGCCGTCAGTTGCTCTCGCGGATCGAACTGCCCCACGCCATGCCGAGCATCGCCGCCGGCATTACCCAATGCATCATGCTGTCGTTGTCGATGGTGGTGATCGCGGCCCTGGTGGGCGCCGACGGCCTCGGCAAACCGGTGGTCAACGCGCTGAACACCGCCGACATCGCCCTGGGCTTTGAAGCCGGCCTGGCGATCGTACTGCTGGCCATCATGCTCGACCGCATCTGCAAACAACCCGACGCCAAAGTAGGGGGTGATGCATGAGCATTATCCGATTCGAAAATGTCGACGTGATCTTCTCCAAAGACCCACGCGAGGCGCTCAAGCTGCTGGACCAGGGCATGACGCGCAACGAGATCCTGAAAAAGACCGGGCAGATTGTCGGCGTTGAAAACGCCAGCCTGGATGTCGAGAAAGGCGAGATCTGCGTGCTGATGGGCCTGTCCGGTTCGGGCAAGTCGAGCTTGTTGCGCTGCATCAATGGCTTGAACACCGTCAGCCGCGGCAAGCTGTTTGTGGAGCATGAAGGTCGCCAGATCGACATCGCATCCTGCACCCCCGCCGAGCTGAAAATGATGCGCACCCAGCGCATCGCCATGGTGTTCCAGAAGTTCGCCCTGATGCCCTGGCTGACGGTGCGCGAGAACATCAGCTTCGGCCTGGAGATGCAGGGCCGCCCGGAAAAAGAACGACGCAAGCTGGTGGACGACAAGCTGGAACTGGTGGGCCTGTCGCAGTGGCGCAACAAGAAGCCCGACGAGCTTTCCGGTGGCATGCAGCAGCGTGTCGGCCTGGCCCGCGCATTGGCGATGGACGCCGATATCCTGTTGATGGACGAACCCTTCTCGGCACTCGACCCGCTGATCCGCCAGGGCTTGCAGGATGAGTTGCTGGAGCTGCAACGCAAGCTGAGCAAGACCATCGTATTCGTGAGCCACGACCTGGATGAGGCG from Pseudomonas sp. NC02 encodes:
- the choW gene encoding choline ABC transporter permease subunit codes for the protein MLTEHKIPLGQYIAAFVEWLTQHGAAYFDAIASTLETMIHGVTFALTWFNPLALIGLIALLAHFIQRKWGLTVFVIASFLLILNLGYWQETMETLAQVLFATLVCVVIGVPLGIVAAHKPMFYTLMRPVLDLMQTVPTFVYLIPTLTLFGLGVVPGLISTVVFAIAAPIRLTYLGIRDVPQELMDAGKAFGCSRRQLLSRIELPHAMPSIAAGITQCIMLSLSMVVIAALVGADGLGKPVVNALNTADIALGFEAGLAIVLLAIMLDRICKQPDAKVGGDA
- the choV gene encoding choline ABC transporter ATP-binding protein — its product is MSIIRFENVDVIFSKDPREALKLLDQGMTRNEILKKTGQIVGVENASLDVEKGEICVLMGLSGSGKSSLLRCINGLNTVSRGKLFVEHEGRQIDIASCTPAELKMMRTQRIAMVFQKFALMPWLTVRENISFGLEMQGRPEKERRKLVDDKLELVGLSQWRNKKPDELSGGMQQRVGLARALAMDADILLMDEPFSALDPLIRQGLQDELLELQRKLSKTIVFVSHDLDEALKLGSRIAIMKDGRIIQYSVPEEIVLNPADDYVRTFVAHTNPLNVLCGRSLMRTVDNCTHVNGSISLDPGGDSWLDLAEGNTIKGARQNGSVLNLQNWAPGQSVEGLGRMPTLVDSNIGMREALQIRYQTGNKLVLQDNNKVVGILGDSELYHALLGKNLG